Part of the Triticum aestivum cultivar Chinese Spring chromosome 4D, IWGSC CS RefSeq v2.1, whole genome shotgun sequence genome is shown below.
tagtttaaatttgacccgcttcctgccgaatcggcagaaatttgtctttttcacgagaggtggatcaaagatTTTTGacaccatttggtcaattgtatattaaatatggactagtattttataaaattgatggagtccaattttgcaacaattatttggtaggttcttcacaaaaaaaacccaTTTTTGCCactcgaaaaatgattaaaaatagctagaaagatcagaaatgcatacaaattggtacTTATCCATAAAATATGGTGTAACTCTAGTGAAAATTTTTGGGatgcccttttgcaaaatatttttgatagctacttcacaaaatccctctattttTTTGTACTTGGAAACTATTTAAATCACTGGTTTTCCGAACCAATCAGAActcttcccacggatcgatgacatggcgcccatccatccatccatctctccatcccacatccatccatccatttatctacagaaaaaagaaaaaaatgaaaaagagataccccacccgcagcccaaaccctagctcagatcTCCCTTCCTCCGTCTCATTCCCCTCGTCCCTGGCGGCGGCGCACCACTCGTATCTTCCTCTCTCCACCAAACCCTACCCACCAACGTGAGCTCCTCTCCCCCGCAccactcctcgccgccgccaccaccaccacctacggCGCCCGATCCCTTTCTCCGGTGGCGCCGAGCTCACCACGGTGACCCCATCCCTCTGCTCCTTCCTCTCATCGGGCCAGATCGGGCGCGCGCGTCCTCCAGTGGCCAAGCACGACCCCTGATTCAACCgagcccgccgcccgcgcccgcgcgccaccacccgctcctcctcgcctcccGTAGGACGCAGACCCCACACCGCTCTTCCTCCGTCCGCCCCGCGCGCCAccacccgctcctcctcgcctcccGTAGGACGCAGACTCCACGCCGCTCTTCCTCCGCCCGCCGACCCACCCTGTCCCTGATGCCTCACTCGCCGCCTTCCGTCGAAGGGCCGCCGCGCTCATCCCGCCCTCGGCGCCCGCACCTCCACCGCCACCTCCGCTGGCTCCTCACCGACGCCCCCGCCTCATGCACGAGCGGCCGGAGCACATAGTCCACCCCGCGCATGCGGCGCTCGACGCGCTCGACGTCTTCGGTAATGGAAGCGCCCGGATCCCTCGGTTTCCTTCTTTGGTTTTTTCCTCCATTGATTGGCTTAGCTTCACTGACTGACGGGGAACTGATTTGGGCGTTTGCAGATACGGTGCAGGACATCAAGGACCCGGAGCACCCCTACTCACTGGAGCAGATACGGTGTGTGCTCTCCCAGGAGTCTGCCTCCGTCTCCCAGTAGTCCGTCTCCGTCTCCATATCTGGTACGTATACTTGCAAGAATGTGCTGCTCAAGGTTTCTAGTGATTATTAGGAGTTCGGTTTGGGACTAGAAGGTGCTGCTCAAGGTTTCTAGTCCGTCTCAAGGTTTCTAGTGTTAATTTTCAATGTCAATTGCTTAGTTGCAGGCGTTCTCTCCTGCAGCATCTTGCACTCATCCACCTATGAGCCCTCCAATCTCTTCTCTATGATCCCCTTCCATTATAAGAAGCCAGAATCATTGTGGGTTTGTGGTGGAAATGCATATTTACATTCATGATAAGATAATTAGCACAAATGGCCATTTCTCATCGATATCACAGTAGAGATTCGGAGTGTGATCTTGAAAGCACGGTGCATACAGAAACACAATGTTGAGTGCCTTTATTAAATAGATTAAAAATAAGTCGCGCGAGTTTGCTTTCTTGTTGGGATTATATTTCCCCGTAGCTTGCTGATCCTACATAACTTCATTCTGTATACGGATCTGCGACCTTCAGGATGCATTTACTTATTGCGAGCAAAGCATCCTATATTATTCTCATTGCACTGTACACAGTCTGCTCGCACGAAATCTATTTTGTTTCATGCAAGAAGTCAAGAACTATCATCCAACTTGAACTTTTGGGGATCACTGTTCACACCTTACAATTGCTTTGCAGGATAACCTTCACCCCGACTGTGCAGCACTGCAGTATGGCTACGGTGATTGGCCTGTGCCTCAGGCTTAAGTTGATGCAAAACCCGCGAGACTACACCACTGGTCCTCGACCTGCCCCACAGCAGGCAGACCCTTGACATCATTTTCGTCATGGCCGGGACGCCAGGTGAGACGCGCCATTGCCAGCTTCCTTGTTCCTATTGGTCGATACTCTTTGCTGCATTGACATGACCAGCTTGTGTTGGAAGACAATGTAATGAAACTGTCTGAAGAACAATTTACTGAAACGGAACTGCTGCTAATCTTCAGTTAGAAATTGCAAGCTGTCTGGACTCTTGTAGTATTATACATAAGTAGAAGGAGTTGAATGGAAACAGTTGGTATTTGCATTATGCCTACTGTAAAGATGCTAGAAGGCAATCTGAACCAGTTTGCGAGAAATTATTTCATAGTACTATCCTTGATACAAATAATTCAATTTTCAGATACATATTTACACTACAGAACTCTGGCTAGTTCGCTCGGAAATGACAGTAGGATTATGCTGAATAAACTGAATGTATGTATGATGGCTGCAGGCTGGATACAGGCATGTGGACACAGCCACGGCCACAGCTCTACGGCAACCAAGACGGCGACAGCGTCGACGGGATCCTCAGACGACCTGCGTCCTTCCCCGACCACGCCCACGACCTGCATCCAGCTGCTCCTGCCCCGGCCCTCCTCAACTTCGCTCCTGTTGAGCTGCTATAGGTGAGACAATTGACTCGATCTATTGCTACCGGTAGAACTGCTGATGTAGTTTGGGTGTAGCCGCAACTGCTGTAGGTTGGGTGTATAGGAGGCTGACCTACTGCTCTTCTTAGTACCATGGCTGCTGTAGGTTGGTTTTATCTGCAATACATACTATCTTGGTTTAGTTTAGGGGCAAATAGAGATGTTTCTGTTGGACTGTGTTATGTGATTGATAGGTCACTGTCCCATTACATACTATCATGTAAACCTCATGTTTTCCTGAAATGCTATTATTGATAAGTCACCGTCCCATGACATACTACTCTATTTGAGCAGGAACAGGTGGTGCGAGCGGTGCTGGATGCAGCATGAGTGGTTTAGGTGAGTTTTTTGGTCCCTCCCCTTTCTTGCCTACGTGGTCTGCGATACCATGATCGTCTTGGCATGGCTGGCTTTTGTTACACTGTTATTTAAACGcattgaaactgttataacatccAAGTAGTTCTCTTGAACTTTCAGTCTTTATGACCAGATAAAGTAAAACATTAAAGGGACCAGTGTCATTATAACTTAGTTCCTGTATTCGCAGCCATGACTTGGTTTCAACCTATTGTTTGCTAGCAGAAAATATGTGGCTTATTTTTTATCTTATCTTGTATTAAGCTGCCTTGTCTGTATTGAACTCTGTAATTTCGGCAGCGACCACCACATCTGCTAAAAGAGACACTCTCTCTGCTGTATTTTCTGTTTATTGTTTGTAGTGAATGACTTTCTATGTCTTAGTAGGTAATTGGTATCATGTCCATGTTTTTGTTGGCTAGATGGTAATGGTTATCAGAATATGTACACATGAGTGTATCATGTAACAAATGACAGGGTCACAAGAATATAAACACAGTAAATCCATTGTTCTATTTTATCATTATGCTTCATATGTTAACGTGTTGCAGTCAAGTTTTGGAAGTTTTGCTATgccatgcttagtgcttgctggaCTGAGGCATTTGGGCATTTATGTATAATTTTTATTCTCTTGAATGGATATATTTTATTGGCAATGATTTAACTTCCACTGTATCTCACTAATAATTTATGTAGATCAAGATCTAATGTCGTCGAGGTGGCTGCTGCTCTAACCGAAGATCAAAAGAAGCCTGGAGATTTGCACCATAGTTTTAGTTGATGGTGCATGTGTATTTGCTTTTTATTGTATCGTGCAGACATGTATGTGTTGTTGTGAGTTTGTGGATTTGATCATTTAATTGAGATAATTATTGATTGTttgcatttgaaatgtgtaaaatgaaatatgtgaatgaaaaagatgaatgtTCTACTGGATCGAATAGtatttgggctctaaaaaggctGTGGCCCAAACTATAGTGGACTGGAATATTCTGCATTTATGAAAAACCTGTAAAAAAGGCTTAATGAAATGGACAGCGAAATGGAATGaaataaaaaggctgaattgttgggtcaggcccatgtaggTGATCATAATTGActggaaaaataataataaatgggctgaattagtgggctcggcccatatagacatcgaatcggaccgggctgaatcttatcaacgaccttttcaattggtcgcatttttgccatgtcagattgtcacgtcggatccgacgtggcctgggcagacagccagtgaccaaaacagaaggtcatgggttcaacgaccttttgttttggtcgaaAACATCTACGACCTTATCccgaagaaggtcgttaatttcagtttacgaccgccagcttttgaccttctgtttttggttaaaaaaaggtcgcaaatgaaaaacaatgacctttcagtgaccaatagtgatggtcgcaagttgacatatttcttgtagtgacatcataggatggcaacacatcattggatcataatatgaagcataaagcaccatgttcatgtagagggtacagcgggttgcgggagagtggaccgctgtagatatatgggggaaggtgatgaagacgttggtgaagatgacggaggtgttggtgtagattgcggtgacgatgatggccctggcggtgttccggcgccaccgggagagagcccccttcttcttcttcttcttccttgaccttctccctagatgggagaagggtttcccctctggtccttggcttccatggcatgggaggggcgagagcccctccgagattggatctatctctctgtctctctctgtttctgcgttccctgattctgccctttcaccgtttcttaaattcccggagatccgtaactccgattgggctgaaatttggacacaatatttatccggatattggctttcttgcagcgaaagaagggcaccaaccgccttacggggtggccacgagggcccagggcgtgcctgaccccctggggcgcgcccctcaccctcatgggcccctcgggcatcatctcgcgttgattccacttcctaaaattcacatatattccaaaaaaatatccgtcagtttttatcccgtttggactctgtttgatatggattttctgcgaaacaaaaaacatgcaacaaacaggaactcgtactgggcactggatcaatatgttagtcccaaaaatagtataaaaagttgccaaaagtatgtaaaagttgtagaatattggcatggaacaatcaaaaattatagatacgacggagacgtatcaagagtcaagacgaaaacgtgtgccaacccctatgcataagttcacaaggtccctgaacccgcaagttgatcaccgaaacatacatcaagtagatcacatgaatatcccattgtcaccacagataagcacatgcaaaacatacatcaagtgttctcaaatccataaagactcaatccgataagataacttcaaagggaaaactcaatccattacaagagagtagagggggagaaacatcataagatccaactataatagcaaagctcgcgatacatcgagatcgtgccaaatcaagaacacgagagagagagagagatcaaacacatagctactggtacataccctcagccccgagggtgaactactccctcctcgtcatggagagcgccgggatgatgaatatggccaccggtgagggatcccccctccggcagggtgccggaatagggtcccgattggtttttggtggctacagaggcttgcggcggcggaactcccgatctaggttatgttctggaagtttgggtatatataagaggtgttggcgtcgggaacaagtcaggggggtctccgaggcggccacgaggtagggggcgcacctaggggggtagggcgtgcccccaccctcgtgggtgcctcgggactcttctggcccatctccgatactccgtgggcttcttttggtccaaaaataatctccgtgaattttcaggtcaattggacaccgtttggtattccttctctccgatactcaaaaacaaggaaaaaacataaactggcactgggctctgggttaataggttagtcccaaaaatcatataaaatatcatataaatgcatataaaacatcctagatgggtaatataatagcatggaacaataaaaaaattatagatgcgttggagacgtatcaagcatccccaagcttaattcctgctcgtcctcaagtaggtaaatgataaaaacagaatttttgatgtggaatgctacgtaacatatttatcaatgtaatcttatttattgtggcaagaatattcagatccataagattcaagacaaaagtttaatattgacataaaaataataatacttcaagcatactaaccaagcaattatgtcctctcaaaataacatagccaaagaaagctcatccctacaaaatcatatagtttggccatgctccatcttcgtcacacaaaatgctctcatcatgcacaaccccgttgacaagccaagcaattgtttcatactttagtattctcaaacttttcaactttcacgcaatacatgagcgcgagccatggacataacactatgggtggaatagaatatggtgatggaggttgtgtggagaagacaaaaagggagaaagtatcacattgacgcggctaaccaacgggctatggagatgcccatcaattgatgtcaatgcgaggagtagggattgccatgcaacggatgcaatatagctataaatgtatgaaagctcaacaaaagaaactaagtggttgtgcatccaacttgcttgctcacgaagacctagggcatttgaggaatcccattgttggaatgtacaagccaagttctataatgaaaaattcccactagtatatgaaagtgacaaaataagagactctctatcatgaagatcatggtgctactttgaagcacaagtgtggaaaaggatagtagcattgtcccttctctctttttctctcatttttttgggccttctctttttttatttggccttttttgggccttctcttttttatttggcctttctccttttttttcctcacacgggacaatgctctaataatgatgatcatcacacttctatttatttacaactaaaagactacaactcgatactagaacaaaatatgactctatatgagtgcctccggcggtgtaccgggatgggcaatgaatcaagagtgacatgtatgaaaaattatgaatgatggccttgccacaaatacgatgtcaactacatgatcatgcaaggcaatatgacaatgatgaagcg
Proteins encoded:
- the LOC123097036 gene encoding MIP18 family protein F45G2.10-like — protein: MHERPEHIVHPAHAALDALDVFDTVQDIKDPEHPYSLEQIRCVLSQESASVSQITFTPTVQHCSMATVIGLCLRLKLMQNPLDTGMWTQPRPQLYGNQDGDSVDGILRRPASFPDHAHDLHPAAPAPALLNFAPVELL